The Juglans microcarpa x Juglans regia isolate MS1-56 chromosome 8S, Jm3101_v1.0, whole genome shotgun sequence genome has a window encoding:
- the LOC121244608 gene encoding probable glucuronosyltransferase Os01g0926400: MGSIGNRGRPVAAHQTPVCTRTHQIGSLLLVFATFFLTRLLDRSFPPCPNFSSDRFPTTSQNHVGFSGHGGSLSWPDRGYGSRISLKIYVYEEDEIDGLKSLMYGRDGTITAQACLKGQWGTQVKVHKLLLKSSYRTRKKEEADLFFVPAYAKCVRMMGGLNDKEIDQTYVKVISQMPYFRRSGGRDHIFIFPSGAGAHLFKSWATYINRSIILTPEGDRTDKKDTSSFNTWKDLIIPGNVDDRMTKTGDTLVQPLPLSKRKYLANYLGRAQGKVGRLQLIELAKHFPDKLESPELKFSGPDKLGRIEYFEHLRNAKFCLAPRGESSWSLRYYESYFVECVPVILSDQIELPFQNVIDYSRISIKWPSTQIGPQLLDYLDSIPDEDIERMIARGRQMRCMWVYAPESESCSAMHGILWELQRKVRQFHQSAETFWLHNGSIVNRNLVEFSKWKPPIPLP; encoded by the exons ATGGGGAGCATTGGCAACAGAGGCAGGCCAGTGGCAGCCCACCAGACCCCTGTCTGCACTCGTACCCACCAGATTGGATCCCTCCTCCTAGTCTTCGCCACCTTCTTCCTCACCCGCCTCCTCGACCGCTCCTTTCCTCCCTGCCCGAACTTCTCCTCCGATCGCTTCCCGACGACGTCCCAGAACCACGTCGGCTTCTCCGGCCACGGCGGGTCCCTCTCCTGGCCAGACAGAGGCTACGGGTCCCGCATCTCCCTCAAGATCTACGTCTACGAGGAGGACGAGATCGATGGACTGAAGTCACTCATGTATGGAAGAGACGGTACTATCACCGCCCAGGCTTGCTTGAAGGGCCAGTGGGGCACTCAG GTTAAAGTACATAAGCTGCTTCTGAAGTCGAGTTATAggacaagaaagaaagaggaagcgGATCTGTTCTTTGTGCCGGCGTACGCTAAATGTGTTCGGATGATGGGTGGTCTTAATGATAAAGAGATTGACCAGACCTATGTTAAG GTCATTAGTCAAATGCCATATTTCAGGCGATCTGGAGGCCGTGaccacatttttattttcccaaG TGGTGCTGGAGCTCACTTGTTTAAATCTTGGGCTACCTACATAAATCGTTCCATTATTCTCACCCCTGAG GGGGACCGGACTGATAAGAAAGACACAAGTTCTTTCAATACGTGGAAAGATCTCATAATTCCTGGAAACGTTGATGATAGGATGACTAAGACCGGGGATACCCTTGTCCAACCTTTGCCTCTATCGAAGCGGAAGTATTTGGCAAACTATTTAGGTCGTGCACAAGGAAAGGTTGGCCGCCTTCAGTTAATTGAGCTTGCCAAGCACTTCCCAGACAAG TTGGAATCTCCAGAGCTGAAGTTCAGTGGCCCTGACAAATTGGGAAGGATTGAGTATTTTGAACACCTTCGTAATGCAAAGTTCTGCCTTGCTCCTCGTGGGGAGTCTTCATGGTCTCTTCGATATTATGAGTCTTACTTtgtg GAGTGTGTCCCAGTGATCTTATCCGATCAAATAGAATTGCCTTTTCAGAACGTTATTGACTACAGCCGGATATCAATCAAATGGCCATCCACTCAAATTGGTCCCCAACTTTTGGACTACCTAGACTCTATACCAG ATGAAGACATAGAGAGGATGATTGCCCGTGGCAGACAAATGAGGTGCATGTGGGTTTATGCTCCTGAATCAGAGTCATGTTCAGCAATGCATGGGATTTTGTGGGAACTTCAGAGGAAAGTTCGGCAATTTCATCAGTCGGCTGAGACATTCTGGCTGCACAATGGATCTATAGTAAACAGAAACTTGGTTGAATTCTCTAAATGGAAACCTCCCATCCCTTTGCCTTGA
- the LOC121244607 gene encoding pentatricopeptide repeat-containing protein At3g21470, producing MTITLSQNPQVITHYPQSQTQINNQQNERLSNWCYLVRNHISKGSPREAIVLFTQIRRKGLHHLGVVVPLIFKACASLSFLSFGKALHADSVKAGVDCGVMVGTSLVDMYAKCGNVVDSRKMFDYMPDRSVVTWNAMIGGYLRNEDTRSASVLFERMSTRNAVTWIEMIDGFAKRRDTVTARRLFNRVPPELKNVVTWTVMVDGYTSNGDMEAAREIFEEMPYGNFFAWSSMISGYCRKGNVKEAKAIFERIPVRNLVNWNSLISGYAQNGFSERALDAFGEMQAEGFEPDEVTIASVLSACAQLGLLDAGKEIHCAIHRTGIRSNVFVLNGLVDMYAKCGELAIARLVFERIDEKNVACWNAMISGYATHGQCEEALEIFGRMESSNKRPDDITFLSVLSACVHGGFVNEGMEIFSKMEKYSLKPSIKHYGCLVDLMARAGRLKEAYDLIKRMPMKPNDTVWTAMLGACRIYLDMEMTDEIVKEGTLNAKMMTANESLCVLLSHIYAASNRWEKAERMRTLMINEGMQKTPGCSSLIPSSTKNTISGC from the coding sequence ATGACAATTACTTTGTCCCAAAACCCACAGGTAATTACACATTACCCTCAATCGcaaacccaaataaataatCAGCAAAATGAACGTCTCTCGAATTGGTGCTACCTCGTAAGGAATCATATCTCCAAAGGATCACCAAGAGAAGCCATTGTTTTGTTCACCCAAATTCGCCGTAAAGGACTTCACCATCTGGGTGTGGTAGTCCCTTTGATTTTCAAGGCTTGTGCTTCTCTTTCCTTCCTTAGTTTTGGGAAAGCTTTGCACGCAGATTCGGTCAAGGCCGGGGTGGATTGTGGGGTTATGGTTGGGACCTCATTGGTTGACATGTATGCTAAGTGTGGCAATGTGGTTGACTCGCGTAAAATGTTTGATTATATGCCTGATAGAAGTGTAGTGACATGGAATGCCATGATCGGGGGGTACCTGAGGAATGAAGATACAAGATCGGCGTCAGTTTTATTTGAAAGGATGTCGACGCGAAATGCAGTGACTTGGATTGAAATGATTGATGGGTTTGCAAAGCGCAGAGATACTGTTACTGCCAGGCGATTGTTCAACAGGGTTCCACCTGAGTTGAAGAATGTCGTGACTTGGACTGTGATGGTTGATGGGTACACCAGCAATGGGGATATGGAGGCAGCGAGGGAAATTTTTGAGGAGATGCCATACGGGAATTTCTTTGCTTGGTCGTCAATGATTTCTGGGTACTGTAGGAAGGGTAATGTCAAAGAGGCCAAGGCCATTTTCGAACGAATTCCAGTCCGGAATTTGGTGAATTGGAATTCATTGATTTCCGGGTATGCGCAGAATGGGTTTAGTGAGAGAGCCCTGGACGCATTTGGTGAAATGCAAGCTGAAGGATTCGAGCCTGATGAGGTCACTATTGCGAGCGTTCTATCTGCCTGTGCTCAATTGGGGCTGTTGGATGCTGGTAAAGAAATCCACTGTGCGATACATCGTACGGGGATTCGCAGCAATGTGTTTGTTTTAAATGGATTGGTCGACATGTATGCAAAATGTGGGGAATTAGCCATTGCGAGGTTGGTCTTTGAAAGGATTGATGAGAAGAACGTTGCCTGCTGGAATGCCATGATCTCGGGTTATGCCACTCATGGACAATGCGAAGAGGCTCTTGAAATTTTTGGCAGAATGGAAAGTTCCAATAAAAGACCTGATGACATAACCTTTCTTTCCGTTCTCTCAGCATGTGTACACGGGGGTTTTGTCAATGAAGGTATGGAAATATTTTCCAAGATGGAGAAGTACAGCTTGAAACCAAGCATCAAGCATTATGGTTGCTTAGTTGACCTTATGGCACGAGCAGGGCGATTGAAAGAGGCTTATGATTTGATCAAGAGAATGCCAATGAAACCCAATGACACAGTTTGGACAGCCATGCTGGGAGCTTGTCGAATTTATCTGGACATGGAGATGACAGACGAGATAGTAAAAGAGGGAACTTTAAATGCGAAGATGATGACTGCTAATGAGTCACTTTGCGTTCTTCTGTCACATATTTATGCTGCTTCAAATAGATGGGAGAAGGCTGAAAGGATGAGGACGCTCATGATTAATGAAGGGATGCAAAAGACACCAGGGTGCAGTTCTCTTATACCCAGCAGTACTAAGAACACCATTTCGGGCTGTTAA